The Cellulophaga sp. L1A9 genome window below encodes:
- a CDS encoding porin family protein encodes MVKEFLLGLFLVPLLASAQEAPLVTSVDTNYLEDQFYLGVNYNFMLKKPEDVFKRNFSYGLQIGFIKDLPLNESRTIALGLGFGYAVNSYYSNLIVTNENDLITYYAESDASLYKRSKFEMHSLEVPFEFRWRNSSATKYKFFRVYSGVKFAYNFSARSKLVTDTDRNGFSNSDLERLQYGLTLNLGYNTFNLHLYYSLSDLLKEDTYLDTGEEIAITPFRVGLIFYIL; translated from the coding sequence ATGGTAAAAGAATTTTTATTAGGCTTATTTTTAGTGCCACTACTAGCTTCCGCTCAAGAAGCGCCTCTTGTTACTTCTGTAGATACCAACTATCTTGAAGATCAATTTTATTTAGGAGTGAATTATAATTTTATGCTAAAGAAGCCTGAGGACGTTTTTAAGCGTAATTTCTCCTATGGCTTACAAATTGGCTTTATAAAAGATTTGCCGTTAAACGAAAGCCGTACAATAGCTTTGGGGCTTGGTTTTGGGTATGCCGTGAACTCTTATTATTCAAATTTAATTGTGACGAATGAAAATGATCTCATCACCTATTATGCAGAAAGTGATGCATCATTGTATAAACGTAGTAAGTTTGAAATGCATAGTCTAGAAGTGCCTTTTGAGTTTCGTTGGCGTAATTCTAGCGCAACAAAATATAAGTTTTTCCGTGTGTATTCAGGAGTGAAATTTGCTTACAACTTTAGTGCTCGTTCAAAATTAGTTACCGACACCGATAGAAATGGATTTTCAAATTCAGATTTAGAACGCTTACAATATGGCTTAACCTTAAATTTAGGCTACAATACATTTAATTTACACTTATATTATTCTTTATCTGACCTTCTAAAGGAAGATACTTATTTAGATACAGGAGAAGAAATTGCAATAACACCGTTTAGAGTAGGGCTTATATTTTATATATTATAG
- a CDS encoding TatD family hydrolase — protein sequence MIFTDTHTHLYSEAFDDDRKQVVENAIHAGVQRFFIPAIDSTYTESMINLEKDFPEHMFLMTGLHPTHVKENYLEEIAHIEEMLTKHKYYAIGEIGMDLYWDKSYVKQQQEAFRMQIQIAKREKLPIVIHCRDAFDEVFEILEKEKGDSLFGIFHCFTGSKEQALKAISYNMKLGIGGVATFKNGKIDQFLNEIDLKHIVLETDAPYLAPTPYRGKRNESAYLINVADKLARIYDRSIADIAEITTNNSKEVFGV from the coding sequence ATGATATTTACAGATACACATACGCATTTATATAGCGAGGCCTTTGATGATGATAGAAAGCAAGTAGTAGAAAATGCTATTCATGCTGGTGTTCAAAGATTTTTTATACCTGCAATTGATTCTACATATACCGAATCAATGATAAATTTAGAAAAGGACTTTCCAGAGCATATGTTTTTAATGACAGGGTTGCATCCTACACATGTGAAAGAAAATTACTTAGAAGAGATAGCGCATATCGAAGAAATGCTTACAAAGCACAAGTATTATGCTATTGGAGAAATAGGTATGGATTTATATTGGGATAAATCATATGTTAAACAACAACAGGAGGCATTTAGAATGCAAATACAGATCGCAAAAAGAGAAAAACTACCTATAGTGATTCATTGTAGGGATGCATTTGATGAAGTATTTGAAATCTTGGAAAAAGAGAAGGGAGATAGCTTATTTGGAATTTTTCATTGTTTTACGGGTTCAAAAGAGCAAGCATTGAAAGCAATTAGTTATAATATGAAATTGGGTATTGGAGGAGTGGCTACTTTTAAAAATGGTAAGATTGATCAATTTCTAAATGAAATAGACCTTAAGCATATTGTTTTAGAGACCGATGCGCCTTATTTGGCGCCAACACCATATAGAGGGAAAAGAAATGAAAGTGCTTACCTTATTAATGTAGCGGATAAATTGGCGCGTATCTATGATCGATCCATTGCTGATATTGCAGAAATTACAACAAATAATTCTAAAGAAGTTTTTGGAGTTTAA
- the frr gene encoding ribosome recycling factor has protein sequence MNEEITFILDSTKESMNGSIDHLVKAFAKIRAGKASPIMLSSVMVDYYGSQTPLAQVANVTTPDARTITVQPWEKNMLQPIEKAIMIANLGFNPMNNGDFIIISVPPLTEERRRDLAKQAKGEAEDAKVGIRNARQEANKDIRALDDASEDLKKNAEGDIQELTNKFSRKIEEVLAVKEAEIMKV, from the coding sequence ATGAACGAAGAAATTACTTTTATACTTGACAGCACTAAAGAAAGCATGAATGGTTCTATTGACCATTTAGTAAAAGCATTTGCTAAAATTAGAGCAGGAAAAGCCAGTCCAATTATGCTCTCTAGCGTAATGGTAGATTATTATGGGTCTCAAACCCCACTAGCTCAAGTTGCAAACGTTACCACTCCAGATGCACGTACAATTACAGTACAGCCATGGGAAAAAAATATGCTTCAGCCCATTGAAAAAGCTATTATGATTGCCAATCTTGGATTTAATCCCATGAATAATGGAGATTTTATCATCATTAGCGTACCGCCATTAACAGAGGAACGTAGAAGAGATTTAGCGAAACAAGCAAAAGGAGAAGCAGAAGATGCTAAAGTAGGTATCCGTAATGCAAGACAAGAAGCGAATAAGGATATTAGAGCCTTAGATGATGCCTCTGAAGATTTGAAGAAAAATGCCGAAGGAGATATTCAAGAGCTTACCAACAAGTTTTCAAGAAAAATAGAAGAAGTTTTAGCCGTCAAAGAAGCTGAAATTATGAAAGTTTAA
- the asnS gene encoding asparagine--tRNA ligase: protein MKSYSIKELLSSNLSLQEVTVKGWVKTFRSNRFIALNDGSTINNIQCVVDFENFDEALLKKVSTGAALEISGTLVESQGRGQTVEIQVKKLEVLGVSDPDTYPIQPKKHSLEFLREKAHLRVRTNTFAAVMRVRSSLSFAVHNYFQKNGFYNVHTPIITGSDAEGAGEMFRVSTLDQKKPPLNEAGEIDFKQDFFGKETNLTVSGQLEAETYAMALGKVYTFGPTFRAENSNTSRHLAEFWMIEPEVAFNDLDANMDLAEDFIKDVINYILEHCSEDLKFLEQRLIDEEKTKPQAERSDMPLIEKLKFVAENNFKRVSYTEAIDILKSSTPNKKKKFKYIIEEWGADLQSEHERFLVEKHFKCPVILFDYPAKIKAFYMRLNDDGKTVRAMDILFPGIGEIVGGSQREERLDVLLEKIKELGIDEEELWWYLDLRKFGTAVHSGFGLGFERLVLFATGMGNIRDVIPFPRTPQNAEF from the coding sequence ATGAAATCATACAGCATTAAAGAATTACTTTCTTCAAACCTTTCACTACAAGAAGTTACTGTCAAAGGATGGGTAAAAACGTTTAGAAGCAACCGATTTATTGCCTTAAACGATGGCTCTACTATTAACAATATTCAATGTGTTGTTGATTTTGAAAATTTTGATGAAGCGCTATTAAAAAAAGTATCGACTGGAGCTGCACTAGAAATTTCTGGTACTCTTGTGGAAAGTCAAGGAAGAGGGCAAACTGTAGAAATTCAGGTTAAAAAATTAGAGGTTTTAGGAGTTTCTGACCCAGATACCTACCCTATTCAACCAAAAAAACACTCTCTAGAATTTCTAAGAGAAAAGGCACACTTACGAGTGCGCACCAATACATTCGCTGCCGTAATGCGCGTACGTTCTTCATTATCATTTGCAGTACATAACTATTTTCAGAAAAATGGTTTCTATAACGTACATACTCCAATTATTACAGGATCTGATGCCGAAGGTGCCGGAGAAATGTTTAGAGTATCTACCCTAGATCAGAAAAAACCACCTTTAAATGAGGCTGGAGAAATAGATTTTAAGCAAGATTTTTTTGGCAAAGAAACCAACTTAACTGTTTCTGGCCAATTAGAAGCTGAAACCTATGCTATGGCCCTTGGAAAAGTATATACTTTTGGTCCTACTTTTAGAGCCGAAAATTCAAATACTTCCAGACATTTGGCTGAATTTTGGATGATTGAACCAGAAGTTGCCTTTAATGATTTAGATGCAAATATGGATCTTGCAGAAGATTTTATTAAGGACGTCATCAACTATATTCTGGAACATTGTTCAGAAGATTTGAAGTTTTTAGAACAGCGTTTAATAGACGAAGAAAAAACAAAACCTCAAGCGGAACGTAGTGATATGCCACTTATTGAGAAGTTAAAATTTGTAGCTGAAAACAACTTTAAACGAGTAAGTTATACGGAGGCTATAGATATATTAAAAAGCAGCACCCCAAATAAGAAAAAGAAATTTAAATATATTATTGAAGAATGGGGAGCAGATTTACAAAGTGAACACGAACGCTTTCTAGTAGAGAAACATTTCAAGTGTCCTGTAATTTTGTTTGACTACCCAGCTAAAATAAAAGCATTTTACATGCGTTTAAATGATGACGGCAAAACAGTAAGAGCTATGGATATATTATTTCCTGGTATTGGAGAGATTGTCGGAGGTTCTCAACGTGAAGAACGTTTAGATGTCTTATTAGAAAAAATAAAAGAATTAGGCATTGACGAAGAAGAGTTATGGTGGTATTTAGACCTTAGAAAGTTTGGTACAGCTGTACATAGTGGTTTTGGATTAGGTTTTGAAAGACTAGTTCTTTTTGCAACTGGAATGGGGAATATTAGAGATGTAATCCCTTTCCCAAGAACACCACAAAATGCAGAGTTTTAA
- the rpoN gene encoding RNA polymerase factor sigma-54, translating into MLKQHLSFKLSQKLSPQQIQLMKLIQLPTQAFEQRLKQELEENPALETGKEELDDFEDEYDDEFNDETDSESINAEDINIDEYLSDDEVPEYRTQANNYSADDEERTIPYAAGTSFNQYLINQLNTIYLSDDEWAIAEFLVGSVDESGYIRRPINDILDDLAFTQNVYTEAATIKKVLKTVQELDPPGVGATSLEECLIIQLKRKELTPSIELAIAILEKSFDQFTKKHYQKLIQKHNITEEELRQAISEIEKLNPKPGGSYSGNTRMIEHIVPDFSIKIVDGELELTLNGRNAPELHVSRGYNNMLEGYKNAKEKSKSQKDTVLFIKQKLDAAKWFIDAIKQRQQTLFITMNTIMHYQEEYFLTGDERNLRPMILKDIADTIQMDVSTVSRVANSKYVDTPYGTRLIKEYFSESMKNDQGEDVSTKEIKKILENVIGEEEKRKPLTDDKLADILKEKGYPIARRTVAKYREQLSIPVARMRKEI; encoded by the coding sequence ATGCTGAAACAACATTTATCTTTTAAATTATCGCAGAAGCTTTCTCCTCAGCAAATTCAGTTGATGAAACTGATTCAATTGCCTACGCAGGCATTTGAACAACGTTTGAAACAAGAATTAGAGGAAAATCCGGCCTTAGAAACCGGAAAGGAAGAATTGGACGATTTTGAAGACGAATACGATGATGAGTTTAATGACGAAACAGACAGTGAAAGCATCAATGCTGAAGATATAAATATTGATGAATATTTAAGCGATGATGAAGTTCCTGAATACAGAACGCAGGCCAACAATTACAGTGCTGATGATGAAGAACGCACGATACCTTATGCAGCGGGAACATCGTTTAATCAATATTTAATAAATCAATTAAACACCATATATCTTAGTGATGATGAATGGGCAATTGCAGAATTCTTAGTAGGAAGCGTTGATGAAAGTGGCTATATACGTAGACCTATAAACGATATTTTAGACGACTTAGCTTTTACACAAAATGTGTATACTGAAGCTGCAACCATTAAAAAGGTGCTAAAAACTGTTCAAGAATTAGATCCACCTGGTGTTGGCGCCACTTCTTTAGAGGAGTGTTTAATCATACAATTAAAACGAAAAGAATTAACACCGAGTATTGAACTTGCCATTGCAATTTTAGAGAAATCTTTTGATCAGTTTACAAAAAAACATTATCAAAAGTTAATTCAAAAACACAATATAACCGAAGAAGAGCTTAGGCAAGCTATTTCCGAAATAGAAAAATTAAACCCCAAACCAGGAGGTTCTTATTCCGGAAACACCCGAATGATTGAACATATTGTTCCTGATTTTTCTATAAAAATTGTAGACGGAGAGTTAGAACTAACATTAAATGGCAGAAACGCTCCAGAGCTCCATGTATCTAGAGGCTATAACAACATGCTTGAGGGGTATAAAAATGCCAAAGAGAAGTCTAAATCCCAAAAAGACACCGTTCTATTCATAAAACAAAAATTAGATGCTGCTAAGTGGTTTATTGATGCTATCAAGCAGCGGCAACAAACTTTATTCATAACCATGAATACAATTATGCATTATCAAGAAGAATATTTTCTGACTGGTGATGAACGCAACTTACGTCCTATGATTCTTAAAGATATAGCAGACACCATTCAGATGGATGTTTCTACTGTGTCAAGGGTTGCTAATAGTAAATACGTAGATACGCCTTATGGCACAAGACTGATAAAAGAATACTTCTCTGAATCTATGAAAAATGATCAAGGAGAAGATGTTTCTACGAAAGAAATAAAAAAAATACTCGAAAATGTTATCGGGGAAGAGGAAAAAAGAAAACCACTTACAGATGACAAGTTAGCTGATATTCTAAAGGAGAAAGGCTATCCAATTGCAAGAAGAACCGTAGCAAAATACAGAGAACAATTAAGCATCCCAGTAGCGCGAATGCGAAAAGAAATTTAA
- a CDS encoding biopolymer transporter ExbD: MSKFSKKKDGDIPAVSTASLPDIVFMLLFFFMTVTVMKDTSVNVQNELPKASEIKKLEKKDRVITIYVGSPTQEYQKVFGTEAKIQLNDKFSNPSEVGPYILQERAKKSEDLQNVLTTSLKVDRKANMGIVSDIKEELRKVNALKVNYTTYEGIAFDNLR; this comes from the coding sequence ATGTCAAAATTTAGCAAGAAAAAAGACGGTGATATCCCTGCAGTTTCAACTGCATCATTACCAGATATTGTTTTTATGCTTCTATTTTTCTTTATGACCGTTACGGTAATGAAAGACACTTCAGTGAATGTTCAGAATGAACTTCCTAAAGCGAGTGAAATCAAGAAGTTAGAGAAGAAAGACCGTGTAATTACTATTTATGTTGGATCACCAACTCAAGAATACCAAAAAGTTTTTGGTACTGAGGCGAAAATTCAACTAAATGATAAGTTTTCTAATCCGTCTGAAGTAGGTCCTTACATACTTCAGGAAAGAGCAAAGAAATCTGAAGATTTGCAAAATGTATTAACTACATCATTAAAAGTTGATAGAAAAGCAAACATGGGTATTGTTTCTGATATTAAAGAAGAATTACGTAAAGTAAATGCTTTAAAGGTTAACTACACTACCTACGAGGGTATTGCATTTGATAACCTAAGATAG
- a CDS encoding biopolymer transporter ExbD, producing the protein MARRGAPPEVNAGSMADIAFLLLIFFLVTTTIETDAGLDRMLPPLDDTEQEDVIIKQKNIFTVNINKNGQLLVEDELSDIKKLKEQAIAFLDNGGLKNGSEEYCNYCKGKRDETSSDNPTKAIISLKNDRETQYGVYITVQNEIVAAYNELRNREAQRLYKRKFTDMEAEYLNPETTPEAKEVLKERVRKIQDLFPQKFSEAQTSSGN; encoded by the coding sequence ATGGCAAGAAGAGGAGCACCACCAGAGGTTAACGCCGGTTCTATGGCAGATATCGCCTTCTTACTGTTAATTTTTTTCTTAGTAACTACTACTATTGAAACAGATGCAGGTTTAGATCGTATGTTGCCACCCCTGGATGATACCGAACAGGAAGATGTCATTATTAAGCAAAAGAATATTTTTACTGTTAACATCAATAAAAATGGACAGCTTTTAGTTGAAGATGAGTTATCTGATATTAAAAAGTTAAAAGAACAAGCAATTGCTTTTCTTGATAATGGAGGATTGAAAAATGGTTCTGAAGAATATTGTAACTATTGTAAAGGAAAGAGAGATGAAACATCTTCTGATAACCCTACAAAAGCTATTATTTCATTAAAAAATGATAGAGAAACACAATATGGCGTTTATATAACGGTTCAGAATGAAATTGTAGCTGCATATAATGAATTGCGTAATAGAGAAGCTCAAAGGCTTTATAAGCGTAAATTCACCGATATGGAAGCTGAGTATTTAAATCCAGAAACTACTCCTGAAGCCAAAGAGGTTTTAAAGGAGAGAGTGAGAAAAATACAGGATTTATTTCCTCAAAAATTCTCTGAAGCTCAAACTTCAAGTGGTAATTAA
- a CDS encoding RND family transporter → MVAKLTTGFWAKTANIILRNRIFILILITALTVFLALQWDKMRFSSSQANLLPDHHPVNVQYQSFLKTFGEEGNVMVLAVKDSTLFTPAKFNRWNKFSKQLAAFPEVDFVLSTDNLQELVKDTTKQQFVLQPFIKKTPTTKAEIDTLTSHLFNNLPFYQDLIYNKETKTIRTIVYLDKDIVNTSARKDFILEDLNQLVKNFEDDTNLDVHVSGMPYIRTMNSQSIINEIGKFILAALGVTSLIFFFFFRSFRATLISMCVVIIGVMWSFGVLGLLQYEITVLTALIPPLIIVIGIPNCIFLINKYQQEVKKHGNQALSLQRVISKIGNATLMTNITTASGFATFIVTDSQLLKEFGIVASINIIGIFILSLLIIPIVYSFMSLPNTKHLKHLNKRWIDTFVSWMENIVREKRISVYIVSICLLVISIIGIYQIDISGSPIEDMPKKAEFFKDIRFFEEEFDGIMPVEIVVDTKRKKGVLKPSTLKKMDQLSDVIHEIPELSRPVSAVDLVKYSKQAFYSGIPKYYQLPTSQENTFIMDIARKSSTDGNLLKSFVDSTGQIARITTYMKDVKTIRMEAIEGKLKENIDRIFPSDRYTVYMTGSALIFLKGTKYLVNNLVMSLALAIGLIALFMAYLFRSFKMIIISLIPNLLPLVITAGLMGFVGVPIKPSTILVFSIAFGISVDDTIHFLAKYRQELTANNWRIKKSVYAALKETGVSMFYTSIVLFFGFSVFTISSFGGTVALGALVSATLLFAMLANLILLPSLLLSLERNIANKTVLKKPQIDILPKDEDTFKD, encoded by the coding sequence ATGGTTGCGAAATTAACTACAGGTTTCTGGGCAAAAACCGCTAATATTATTCTTAGAAATAGAATATTTATTTTAATTCTAATTACTGCTCTTACTGTGTTTCTGGCACTACAGTGGGATAAAATGCGATTTTCTAGCTCGCAAGCAAATTTACTACCAGACCATCATCCAGTAAATGTACAGTACCAATCCTTTTTAAAAACCTTTGGTGAAGAAGGAAACGTTATGGTTTTGGCCGTAAAAGACTCCACTCTTTTTACACCCGCAAAATTTAATAGATGGAACAAGTTTAGCAAACAATTAGCCGCATTCCCTGAGGTAGATTTTGTTTTATCAACAGACAACCTTCAAGAACTCGTAAAAGACACTACAAAACAGCAATTTGTATTACAACCTTTTATTAAAAAAACACCTACAACAAAGGCTGAAATAGACACGCTAACCTCACATTTATTTAATAACCTCCCCTTCTATCAAGATTTAATTTACAATAAGGAAACTAAAACAATAAGAACCATAGTTTATTTAGATAAAGACATTGTAAATACCTCTGCTCGAAAAGATTTTATCTTAGAAGATCTAAATCAATTGGTGAAAAATTTTGAAGATGATACTAATTTAGATGTACACGTCTCCGGAATGCCCTATATACGCACCATGAATTCCCAGAGTATTATAAATGAAATTGGGAAATTTATTCTTGCGGCCTTAGGTGTAACCTCCCTAATTTTCTTTTTCTTTTTTAGGAGTTTTAGAGCAACACTGATATCAATGTGCGTGGTAATTATTGGCGTAATGTGGTCTTTTGGCGTCTTGGGTTTACTACAGTATGAAATTACCGTTCTTACCGCATTAATACCTCCATTAATTATAGTCATCGGAATTCCTAACTGTATTTTCTTAATTAATAAATACCAACAAGAAGTCAAAAAACATGGCAATCAAGCCCTTTCGCTACAACGTGTAATTTCTAAAATAGGAAATGCCACCTTGATGACAAACATTACAACGGCCTCTGGATTTGCCACTTTCATTGTTACCGATAGTCAACTCCTAAAAGAATTTGGTATTGTTGCCTCCATTAATATTATAGGTATTTTCATACTCTCTCTTTTGATTATTCCAATTGTATACAGTTTTATGTCTTTGCCCAATACAAAGCATTTAAAGCATTTGAACAAACGTTGGATAGATACGTTTGTTAGTTGGATGGAAAACATTGTTCGCGAGAAAAGAATTTCTGTTTATATTGTATCTATTTGTCTTTTGGTTATCAGTATCATTGGTATTTATCAAATTGATATTTCAGGAAGTCCAATAGAAGACATGCCTAAAAAAGCCGAATTTTTTAAAGATATTCGCTTTTTTGAAGAAGAATTTGATGGCATTATGCCTGTTGAAATTGTTGTAGATACAAAACGAAAAAAGGGGGTTCTAAAACCATCTACCCTAAAAAAAATGGATCAATTGAGTGATGTTATTCATGAGATTCCAGAATTATCTAGACCAGTTTCCGCAGTTGATTTAGTGAAATATTCAAAACAAGCTTTTTATAGCGGTATACCAAAATACTATCAACTCCCCACTTCACAGGAGAATACTTTTATAATGGATATTGCCCGAAAATCCTCGACGGACGGGAATCTATTAAAAAGTTTTGTGGACAGTACAGGGCAAATTGCACGTATTACCACCTACATGAAGGATGTGAAAACCATAAGGATGGAGGCTATTGAAGGTAAACTAAAGGAAAATATTGATAGAATATTCCCTTCAGATCGTTACACGGTTTATATGACAGGTAGCGCTTTAATATTCTTAAAAGGAACAAAATACCTTGTAAATAATCTTGTCATGTCATTAGCTCTGGCGATTGGATTAATAGCATTATTCATGGCGTATTTGTTTAGGTCATTTAAGATGATCATCATATCGTTGATACCAAACCTACTCCCGTTGGTTATTACAGCCGGATTAATGGGCTTTGTAGGCGTACCCATTAAACCGTCTACAATATTAGTTTTCAGTATTGCCTTTGGTATTTCTGTGGATGACACCATACACTTTCTCGCGAAGTACCGGCAAGAGTTAACTGCCAACAATTGGCGTATCAAAAAATCGGTTTACGCTGCCCTGAAAGAAACAGGTGTGAGTATGTTTTATACTTCAATAGTCTTATTTTTTGGGTTTTCTGTATTTACCATTTCAAGTTTTGGGGGTACTGTTGCTTTAGGAGCGTTGGTTTCTGCCACACTATTATTTGCAATGTTAGCCAACTTAATATTATTACCCTCATTATTATTATCATTGGAACGTAATATTGCGAATAAAACCGTATTGAAAAAACCACAGATAGACATCTTACCAAAAGACGAAGACACTTTTAAAGATTAA
- a CDS encoding MotA/TolQ/ExbB proton channel family protein produces the protein MKRLFSILAVAGLFVCNTNTVNAQVNANAITSNLSATIATAATMIQDATEAVAKERGFVQVLKEKFIEGGADFMGIVLLCLILGLAVAIERIIYLNLATTNTTKLKQRVEDALASGGIEAAKEVCRNTKGPVASIYYQGLSRAGESIESAEKAVVAYGGVQMGQLEKNVSWLSLFIAIAPMLGFMGTVIGMIAAFEKIAAVGNLSASLIAGDIQVALLTTVFGLIVAIILQIFYNYIIAKIDSIVNDMEDSSISLIDMLVDHKK, from the coding sequence ATGAAAAGATTATTCTCTATCCTGGCAGTAGCTGGGTTATTTGTTTGTAACACAAATACTGTTAACGCACAAGTAAATGCAAATGCAATTACTTCAAACCTTTCCGCAACTATCGCGACTGCAGCAACAATGATTCAAGATGCAACAGAAGCAGTAGCAAAAGAAAGAGGTTTTGTTCAAGTATTAAAAGAAAAATTTATTGAAGGTGGAGCTGACTTCATGGGTATCGTACTATTATGTTTGATACTTGGTTTAGCAGTTGCTATTGAAAGAATTATTTACTTAAACTTGGCAACAACAAACACTACAAAATTAAAACAAAGAGTTGAAGATGCACTAGCTTCTGGTGGTATTGAGGCTGCTAAAGAAGTTTGTCGAAATACAAAAGGACCTGTTGCGTCTATCTATTACCAAGGTTTATCTAGAGCTGGCGAAAGCATCGAATCTGCTGAAAAAGCAGTTGTAGCTTACGGTGGTGTTCAAATGGGACAACTTGAGAAGAATGTTTCTTGGTTATCTTTATTTATCGCGATTGCTCCTATGCTTGGTTTCATGGGTACCGTAATTGGTATGATTGCTGCCTTCGAGAAAATTGCAGCGGTAGGTAACTTAAGTGCTTCTCTTATTGCAGGTGATATTCAAGTAGCGTTATTAACAACGGTATTTGGTCTTATTGTGGCTATTATTCTTCAAATTTTTTATAATTACATTATCGCTAAGATCGATAGTATTGTAAATGATATGGAAGATTCATCAATCTCTTTGATTGATATGTTGGTAGATCACAAAAAATAA
- a CDS encoding asparaginase → MTKKTKILLIYTGGTIGMIKDYKTGALRAFDFGKLQKNIPELAQLDCEITSHSFETPIDSSNIHPSHWVYMSETIENNYDLYDGFVVLHGSDTMSYSASALSYMLENLTKPVIFTGSQLPIGDLRTDAKENLITSVQIAALQAKGVPVIQEVGLYFEYKLYRGNRTTKFSAEHFQAFGSLNYPPLAESGVHLKVYNEYLLRPKKKKKLIVHKKLDNNVAILKLFPGFNEHLLRAVLETPNLKAVIIETYGSGNAPTDSWLVENLKKAIKKGIHIINVTQCSGGSVIMGQYETSEHLQKLQVINGKDITTEAAVTKLMYLLGNGISNKLFKTVFETSLRGEMV, encoded by the coding sequence ATGACGAAAAAAACTAAAATTCTTTTGATTTATACAGGAGGAACTATAGGAATGATTAAAGATTATAAGACAGGAGCATTAAGGGCTTTTGACTTTGGTAAATTACAAAAGAACATACCGGAATTAGCACAATTAGATTGTGAGATTACTAGCCATTCTTTTGAAACGCCGATAGATTCCTCAAATATCCATCCTAGTCATTGGGTGTATATGTCAGAAACTATTGAAAATAATTATGATTTATATGATGGGTTTGTGGTGCTTCATGGGAGCGATACGATGAGTTATTCTGCTTCTGCCCTAAGTTATATGTTAGAGAATTTAACAAAACCGGTAATTTTTACAGGCTCTCAACTACCAATAGGAGATTTAAGAACAGATGCCAAGGAAAATTTAATTACTTCCGTTCAAATTGCAGCTTTGCAAGCAAAAGGGGTTCCTGTAATTCAAGAAGTAGGGTTGTATTTTGAGTATAAATTATACCGAGGAAATAGAACAACTAAGTTTAGTGCGGAACATTTTCAGGCATTTGGATCCTTAAATTACCCTCCGTTAGCAGAATCTGGCGTACATTTAAAGGTGTATAATGAATATTTATTGAGGCCAAAGAAGAAAAAAAAGTTAATTGTCCATAAAAAATTAGATAATAATGTGGCTATTTTAAAATTATTTCCAGGATTTAATGAACATTTATTGCGGGCTGTATTAGAAACACCAAATTTAAAAGCTGTGATTATTGAGACTTACGGTTCTGGAAATGCTCCTACAGATTCTTGGTTGGTGGAAAATTTAAAAAAAGCAATAAAAAAAGGCATTCATATAATTAATGTTACACAGTGTTCTGGGGGTAGTGTAATTATGGGGCAATATGAAACAAGTGAGCATTTGCAGAAGTTGCAAGTTATTAATGGTAAGGATATTACAACGGAAGCTGCCGTTACTAAGCTAATGTATTTGTTGGGAAACGGAATCTCTAATAAGCTCTTTAAAACCGTTTTTGAGACCTCTTTGCGTGGAGAGATGGTTTAA
- a CDS encoding TIGR02281 family clan AA aspartic protease produces the protein MKSLKTFLKEKKYLKIPLYLTSTNHFEIKAKINNAEGRFILDTGASNTCVGFDKIEVFNLTSKESTIKAAGAGATNMKTLLSTKNTIELGSWKFKKLKIVLFDLVHVNEALTNHNAQPVDGIIGADILKKGKAIIDYDKKVLYLKQK, from the coding sequence GTGAAGAGCCTCAAAACATTTTTAAAAGAAAAAAAATACCTTAAAATACCCCTTTACCTAACTTCTACCAATCACTTTGAAATCAAAGCAAAAATCAACAATGCAGAAGGACGTTTCATACTTGATACAGGCGCCTCCAATACTTGCGTAGGTTTTGATAAAATTGAAGTATTCAATTTAACATCAAAAGAATCAACCATAAAGGCAGCAGGAGCTGGCGCAACCAACATGAAAACCTTACTTTCTACAAAAAATACAATTGAATTAGGCTCATGGAAATTCAAAAAACTCAAAATTGTACTCTTTGATTTAGTTCATGTAAATGAAGCATTAACCAATCATAATGCGCAACCTGTTGATGGAATCATTGGTGCCGATATATTAAAAAAAGGAAAAGCTATTATAGATTATGACAAAAAAGTACTTTACCTAAAGCAAAAATGA